The DNA window CGACCGACTCGGTGCCGACGGCGCCGAACCAGTGCGGTACGCGGGTGTCGAACTCGGCCGCCTCGCCGGGGGAGAGCACCAGGTCGTGCTCGCCGAGGACGAGTCGCAACCGGCCGTTGAGGACGTAGAGCCACTCGTACCCCTCGTGGCTGCGAGGGTCGGGCTCGGCCCGGCGGCTGCCGGCCTGGATCACGAGCTTGTACGCCTGGATGCCGCCGGCGCGGCGGGTCAGGGGCAGCATGGTCATGCCGTGGCGGGTGATCGGGCGCAGGTGGATGCGCGGGTCGCCGGTGGGCGGGGCGCCGACGAGTTCGTCGAGCGTGACGCCGTGGGCTCGGGCCAGGGGGAGCAACAGTTCGAGTGTCGGCCGGCGGGCGCCGGACTCCAGCCGGGACAGGGTGCTCACCGAGATGCCGGTCGCCTCCGACAGGTCGGCCAGCGTGGTTTCGCGCTGACGGCGCAGGGCGCGTAGCCGCGGCCCCACCACGCCGAGGGTCTGGTCGAGGTCCTGGTCCATGGTCCGTACTTTGCCATAACGGCAACAGAGTTTGCAGGCGCTGCCCGCGGCTCGGCATGGTCGTCGTGGAGGTGGTCACGGTGACAAATCGACTGAGGGACGGCTACGACGTGGTGGTGGTCGGCGGTGGCGCGGCGGGGCTGAGCGGCGCGTTGACGCTCGCCCGGGCACGGCGGTCCGTGCTGGTGATCGACGGTGGTGCCCCGCGCAACGCCCCCGCGTCCGGCGTGCACGGGCTGCTGGCCCGCGACGGGATCCGCCCGGCGGACCTGCTGGAGCGCGGCCGGGCGGAGGTCCGTGGCTACGGCGGCCAGGTGGTGCCCGGCGAGGTCGACGGCGCGCGCCGCGAGGACGGCGGGTTCGTCGTACGGCTGGCCGACGGCCGGACGGTCCGTGCGCGCCGGCTGCTGGCGGCCACCGGGCTGGTGGACCAGCTGCCGGACATCCCCGGAGTGCGCGAGCGCTGGGGCCGGGATGTGCTGCACTGCCCGTACTGCCACGGCCGGGAGGTCCGGGACCGGGCCATCGGCGTGCTGGCCAGCGGGCCCCTGGCGGTGCACCAGGCGCTGCTGTTCCGGCAGTGGAGCCCCGACGTCACGCTCTTCGCCCATGCCACTGCGCCCCCTGCCGGAGAGGAGGCGGAGCAGTTGGCCGCCCGCGGCGTCACCGTGGTGGCCGGGGAGGTGGCCTCCCTGGAAGTCGCCGAGGACCGGCTCGTCGGCGTACGGCTGCGCGACGGCACAGTCGTCCGCCGCGAGGCGGTGGTGGTCTCGACGCGGATGGTGGCGCGGTCCGGCTTCCTGGCGGCGCTCGGATTGCGGCCGGTGGAAGATCCGCGCGGCGTCGGGGAGTACGTCCCCGCCGACCCGACCGGCCGTACGGAGGTGCCCGGCGTGTGGGTCGCTGGCAACGTCGCGGACCTGGTCGCCCAGGTCGGCGCCGCGGCGGCCGGCGGCGCGGCGGCGGCAGCGGCGATCAACGCCGACCTGGTCGCCGAGGAGACCCGCCACGCGGTCGCCGCCCACCGCGACTCCACCGTGCCGGCCCGCACGCGTCCCTGACGGCCAGGCTCGGCTCGGGCATGATGATGACGCGCCGGCGGGCTCGGAGCAGAGCCGGTGCCGGCCCAGAGCCAGCGGTCCAGGGAGAAGAGCATGACGTACCCGCCACCTCGGTACCTCGGCACGGACGGCGAGACCAGTGCCACCTACCGCCCCGCCGACGCCGGGCCGGAACTGCGGTACGCCAACGGTGGCTCGGCGCACTACCTGGCGACCGGCGCCACGACGAACGGCCAGTTCGGCCTCTACCGCTGGGACATGGGCCCGACGCCGAGCGGCCCCGCCCCGCACTTCCACCGCTCCATCTCCGAGTCCTTCTTCATCCTCGCCGGCTCCGTACGGATCTACGACGGCACCCGGTGGATCGATACCGTCCCGGGTGACTTCGTCCATGTGCCGGAAGGCGGGGTGCACGCGTTCCGGAACGAGTCCGGCGAGCCCGCGTCGATGCTGCTGCACTTCTCGCCCGGTGCCCAGCGGGAGGGCTACTTCGAAGGGCTGCCCGGGCTGGCGGAGCTGAGCGAGGAGGAACGCGCCGAGTTCTTCCTCCGCCACGACACCTACTGGCTCTGACGGGCCGGCACCGGGCGCCGCGCCGACCAGGAGCGATCGGCAAGCATAGGGAAACGCCCGATTACCCGCCGCGCGTTGCCGCCTAGCCTCGGGTCATGACCGCACACCTGTTCGCACTGGAGCAGTACGACTGCTCGCCCGGCGCGGACGGGCCGAGGCCGGCGTTCGGCACCCCGGACTGCCGTTTGGTCGCCGTCGTCCAGCTACCCACCGACGACGTGGTGATCGCGCTCGTCAAGGGGCCCGACGCCGACGTGGTGGCCGCCGCCGCCGAGGCCGCGGCCTGGCGGGTCGACCGCCTCGTCCCGGCCCGGTGGATCCATCCACCCGGAACCGAATCCCCAGATCCGAAGCTTTCCTGACTTCCGAAAGGAGCACGACCATGCGCCGTCTGATCGCACCCATGTCGTGCTCGTTCCTGATCCTGCCGCTCGTCGCCTGCGGCGCCGAGGACGTCGGTGACGCCGACCCGGCCGCCGAGGCAGGCGTCGAGGCGGACACCGGCGGCGAGACGGCGGACACACCGGCGCCCCGGTGCCCGTTCACCGTCAGCCAGCTGTCCGAGATCGTCGGCCAGCCCATGGTCTACCAGGGCAGCTGCTCGTTCGGCGACGGCAACGGCGTCGCGCTGCTCACCGTCACCACCGCCAGCCGGCTCGCCGGCGAGACCACCTACGGCTACGAGCGGGACCAGGCCGGGAAGGTGTACCGCGAGGTGAAGGACGTCGACAAGGGCGACAAGGCGTACCTCGCGGTCAAGGACATCGGGGCGGAGGCCGTCGTGGTCAGCGGCGCCGGCAGCTACACGGTGACCCTGAGCAGCTTCCAGCGCCTCGGCGCCAGCCCCGACGGGTACGAGCGGACGCTGCGCGCCCTTCTCGACGCCCTCCCTCTGTGACACGACCTTTACGACAGGACTCGCGGGCCTACCTGTCCAGCGCGTTCGGCAGCGCGCCCCGGTAGTCG is part of the Micromonospora olivasterospora genome and encodes:
- a CDS encoding helix-turn-helix domain-containing protein — protein: MDQDLDQTLGVVGPRLRALRRQRETTLADLSEATGISVSTLSRLESGARRPTLELLLPLARAHGVTLDELVGAPPTGDPRIHLRPITRHGMTMLPLTRRAGGIQAYKLVIQAGSRRAEPDPRSHEGYEWLYVLNGRLRLVLGEHDLVLSPGEAAEFDTRVPHWFGAVGTESVEFLSLFGSQGERAHLRAAPRRNSQPGPADRG
- a CDS encoding NAD(P)/FAD-dependent oxidoreductase; its protein translation is MVVVEVVTVTNRLRDGYDVVVVGGGAAGLSGALTLARARRSVLVIDGGAPRNAPASGVHGLLARDGIRPADLLERGRAEVRGYGGQVVPGEVDGARREDGGFVVRLADGRTVRARRLLAATGLVDQLPDIPGVRERWGRDVLHCPYCHGREVRDRAIGVLASGPLAVHQALLFRQWSPDVTLFAHATAPPAGEEAEQLAARGVTVVAGEVASLEVAEDRLVGVRLRDGTVVRREAVVVSTRMVARSGFLAALGLRPVEDPRGVGEYVPADPTGRTEVPGVWVAGNVADLVAQVGAAAAGGAAAAAAINADLVAEETRHAVAAHRDSTVPARTRP
- a CDS encoding cupin domain-containing protein, producing the protein MTYPPPRYLGTDGETSATYRPADAGPELRYANGGSAHYLATGATTNGQFGLYRWDMGPTPSGPAPHFHRSISESFFILAGSVRIYDGTRWIDTVPGDFVHVPEGGVHAFRNESGEPASMLLHFSPGAQREGYFEGLPGLAELSEEERAEFFLRHDTYWL